In the Polyangiaceae bacterium genome, TGTCCAAGAGCGCTACGCGCGGGCTCGTGAGCCTGCGTCGCATCTGGCGCGTGGGAGCGAACGCGTCGGCCAGCGCCAAGCGCACCGGCTTGTGGGCCGAGGACGTTCAGCCCGTCGCCGTGGACGCGACCAGCGCCGAGCTGGCCTTCGAGATCGGGCTCTCTGCGGTGCGGGCCGCGTTCGCAGCGCGTGCCGGGCTCCGTACGAAGGCGTCCGCCGTGACTGAGCGGCTCACTCGCACAAGCGACGGCGCCCTGGCAGCGAGTCTGATCACGAGCATGCTGCTGCCGGAAGGCAGCGCGGCGAGTTCGCGGGGCACGAGCCCGGAGTTGATGTTCGCTTCTGCGGCGCAGCTCGCGCTCCTGGATTTTCCTCGCGTGGCAAGCCTCGCCCTGTCGCGCTCTGCGCACGGCGACGACGAAGGCGTGGCGCAGCTGATGATCACTTTGACGGCGCTGGCGCCCACGGCCGAAGCCAAACAGAAGCTGTGGCTCGGGGAGAGCGCGCCGGATGGGCAAGTGCGCCCCCTCGAAGTCTCGGTCGAGCTGGACGGTGACGTCGTGGAGCAGGCCAGCTATGGCAAGACCAAGCTCCGAGCGAAGGTGAGCGGCGACGGTCAGGCGAGCGGGGCCTTGCTCGACGGCAAAGCCCCGACACTGCCGCGTTTGCCCTTGGCGCGACTCGTTCCGCGTGCAGGAGAGTCGTGGAGCTTCGGGAAGCAAGCCCTCGAACGCTTGAGCGGCGCTCCCCTCGGCCTGGTGGTTGGTGACGGTCGTTTCGTGCTCGCAGCCAAGGATGAGCCAACGGGCTGGCACGCCCTGGCCTTCGGGGCGGAGAGCCAAGACGCGAGCATCAGTGCCGAGGTCTCGCCAAGCGGCAGCGGTGGCGCGCTTTTGTTGCGAGCGCAGCGCGGGAGCGTCGGCTACGACGCCATCGCGCTCTTCATCGCGGCCGAGCCCAAGGTCGCGCAGCTGATGGTCGTCGATGGCAGTGGCAAGACCCGGGAGCTCACTGGTCCGCTGGCGCTGCCGAGCAAGGAAAGCCGCTTTGCAGCACGACTCGAGGTGAAGGGCGCCGAGGTTCACGCAACCCTCGGTGCCCTCGCCCTCGACGGCAAGCTGGAGCGTGCGGTGGGAACGGGTCGCCCTGGACTTGCGGTGCGAGCGGGTGGAAGACTGGAGATCCGAAACTTGTCGGTAAAGCTTCGAGGACGCTGATGCAGGAACGAGACGGTGTAGGCAGGGTGCGCGTGTTGGTGGCCAAGCCGGGCCTCGACGGTCACGACCGCGGGGCCAAGGTGGTCGCGCGGGCGCTGCGCGATGCGGGTTTCGAGGTCGTCTACACGGGGCTACACCAGACGCCGGAGATGATCGCGGCCGCTGCGGTGCAAGAAGACGTGGATGCCGTGGGCCTCTCCATCATGAGCGGTGCGCACAACACGTTGTTTCCCGCCGTGATCGCCGCCCTGCGCGCGCGGGGGGGAGAGGACATTCCGGTCTTCGGCGGAGGCATCGTGCCGGACGGGGATCTGGAGCGGCTGCTCGCCGCGGGGGTCAAGAAGGTGTTTCGCCCAGGGACACCTCTGGACGAAATCGTCGGCTGGGTGACCGAGAACATCCAGCCGAAGAGTCTGTAGGCGCGTTCCCTACATCTGGCCCGCGGCGCCGCAATGTTTTTCCCGCCGTGAACTGTTTGCGTAGCCGCATCGCAGGCTTGCTTCGCGCGCCGGCACAAACCGCAAGAAATGGCGAACGTTAGGGACGCAGAAGCTGGGCACGGCTCCTGCTATGCTGGGTCTGGATGTCTGGGCTCTGGAGCGCGCATGAGGCAATTGCAAGGAGACCCGATGCCGAAGGCTAGCCCCCTACAGCTCTGGACGCGGGTCGGTCTGGCGGTCGTGGCTCTGGCTTTGGGACTGGTTCCTTTGGCGTGCTCGGACGACCAGCGCGCGTTGCCCGGCGGCAGCGCCGCGGGCGGCGTTGGCAATGCGCCCAGCGTGGGGCCCTGCAGTGAGGGGGCGACGCAGAAATGCGGCGTCACCCTCGGCGAACACGACGGCGTGCTGACCTGCTACGTCGGGACACAGTCGTGTGAGAAGGGCGTTTGGAGCACCTGCAGCAACGGCGAGGTGGTCAACAAGTCGGCGAGCAAATCGAAAGGCCCCACGAGCGGCACTCAGGCCTTTGGGCCCCCGTCACCGTGCGCAAACAACCCCTGCGACCCGTATTGCCAGAACTACGACGAAGCGCCCGATGGAGGGCTGCAGCCCGAAGCGGGCGTGAACTACTCCTGGCCGACGGGAAGCTTGGGACAGTTGCCAGGCGGTTTGGTCAACAAGGGCCTGAAAGAACCTTGCCGCAGCGGAGCGGACTGTCAGTTCAACAGCTACTGCAAGGAACCGCAGACGGCGTCGAGTTGCACCCACAGCAAGTGCCAGACGGGTGCCGGGCTGACGTCGACCTGCGATCCGTGCGTCGGCATGGTGTGCGCGACGAACCCCACTTGCTGCACGGCTAGTTTCAGTGGCACGTGCGGTCACAGTCCCTGCTCGACGGGGTGGCGTCTCAAGAAGTACTGCGATCCGTGTGTGACGCAGATCTGCAATACCGCGGGGCTTTCCTACTGCTGCCAAAAGGGCAATCCCTGG is a window encoding:
- a CDS encoding cobalamin B12-binding domain-containing protein, whose translation is MQERDGVGRVRVLVAKPGLDGHDRGAKVVARALRDAGFEVVYTGLHQTPEMIAAAAVQEDVDAVGLSIMSGAHNTLFPAVIAALRARGGEDIPVFGGGIVPDGDLERLLAAGVKKVFRPGTPLDEIVGWVTENIQPKSL